The Papaver somniferum cultivar HN1 unplaced genomic scaffold, ASM357369v1 unplaced-scaffold_32, whole genome shotgun sequence DNA segment TGCTTTTACTACATGCATAGTGACATATCTTGTCATGTGGTGGCTATGAAATCACCAGCTTAAGACTTGCATAAATAGGCTAGTTGAGGCTACGTTTTTGTTATCCTATTTTCTAAGTGAATAGAAAATCTCTCTTCCTCTTTTATATACTTGAGTTTATTATCTAGCATTAATACTTAAGTAATATAATTAGTTGTTTAATTATTACACGTTATCGGCACGAGTTAGCTTTATTGTCTTTGAGCTTTGGGTTATTATCGGTTCTGGTAAAATAGGTGCTGCCAAAATTTTCCGAAACGAAAGGTAACTTTAATTACTATATTATCGTTATGTCGTCAAATTTAACTAAGCTAGACTTTGCAGCTTTAGATATTTCTGGTAACAACTATATTTCATGGGTTTTGGATGCGGTGTTATATCTCCAAGCTAAGAATATTGCCCACACCATTAAAGCGGGAAATGTTGCATCCCAGCAGGATAGAGCATTGACTTTAATTTTTCTTCGTCATCATATCCACGACGGGTTGAGATCAGAATATCTAACAGTTAAGGACCCTCAGGTTCTGTGGAGTTGCTTGGAAGATAGATATGACCACCTGAAGATGGTTATTCTGCCTAAAGCCAAAAATAACTGGTTGAATTTACGTTTGAAAGATTTTAAATCTGTTTCTGAGTATAATTCTGCATTGTTTAAAATCACTTCACAACTGAAATTGTGTGGTGAAAATATAACAGATGAACAATTACTCGAAAAAACATTTACCACTTTCCACGCCTCGAGTGTTGTCTTGCAGCAACAATATCGAGAGCGTCGTTTTAAGAAATACTCAGAGTTGATTTCATGTCTGCTTGTTGCAGAACAAAATAATGAATTATTATTAAGAAATCGTGAATCTCGTCTAGCGGGATCTGTTTCTGTGCCTGAAGCACATGCAACAACAAGTTCTACCAATGGTTATGGACGGGGTAGTAATAAGGGTAAAGGGAAACGTGGTCGTGGTAATAAAAAGAACCAAGACAAAAGTGCACGGTTTAATCCAAACCACCAGGAGTGGAAAGATGGCACCCCAAAGAAAGAATAGAATCCAGATAAAGGAAAAGATTCGTCTGGGAAGCCTAAAGAACAAGGAAGATGTTTGTTACCATTGTGGTATGACTGGTCATTGGTCACGTACCTGTCGTACTGCCAAGCATCTTGTTAATCTATATCAAGCATCCCTGAAGCGACCCGCAGTTGATATTGAGACAGATCTTATAGAGACTAATGAGGCTTCTACTAGTTCTCCCCACTTAGACTTTGATTTTCTTACAAAGTCAGAAGAAGAAAAGTGGGACATATCTGATTTTCTTAATAAGTCAGATGATAAAGAACTTAACTAGTTCTGCAAACTAGTTGTGAACTTGTGTATTTTATAATATAGTTTTGTGTACTCTAAGttatattttggtttgtataCCATCTTTTGTATGTATAATTATATGTTTAATATAAGACATATATTTTATTAACTCATTGCTATCCATGTATTATATTTGTTGTGAAGGGTATGGATTCCAGAAGTAATCTATCAAAAATTAGTCTTGACGGTGAAGATATTTGTTTGGTAGATAGCGGAACGACTAATACAATATTACGCAGTGATAAATATTTTACTGATTTAAAGGGATATAAGGCAAAACTAAACACTATCTCTGGTTCAAAAAATTTAATAGATGGTTCCGGAAGAGCCAATATTATCTTACCAGGAGGTACAAAACTGAAAATCAGTGATGCCTTGTATTCTCCAAGATCTTTGAGAAATCTGTTAAGTTTCAAAGATATTCGCCGAAATTGATATCATTTAGAAACAATAAGTGACGATAATACAGAGTACTTATCTATCACATTATCTGACACACGCCAGAAACGTGTTGTGGAGAAGCTTGCAGCTATCTCTCATGGGTTGTATCTTACAACAATCAAAACTATTGAATCTTATAGTATCATTAACCAGAACTTTAatgatccaaaaatattcaaactTTGGCATGACCGACTAGGACACCCAGGATCTACCATGATGGGTAGAATAATACATAACTCTCATGGACATCCTTTGCAGAACCAGAAGCTTTTGTTAACTACGCATACAAATTGTATTGCTTGCTCTATGGGAAAATTGATCCTCAAACCGACATTAAAAAAAGTTGTTCTTGAATCACAACTTTTCTTAAAAGGATCCACGGAGACATATGCGGACCTATCTACCCTCAGTGTGGACCTTTTCAGTAATTTATGGTCCTAATTGACGCATCTGCTAGATGGTCACATGTTTGTCTCTTATCCATAAGAAATGTTGCATTTGCTCGGCTTCTCACCCAAGTAATTAGGCTGCGTGCACATTTCCCAGATTTTCCTATAAAGTTTATTCGGCTAGATGGAGCTGGTGAATTTACATCACAAACATTCGATGCATATTGCTTGTCTGTTGGTATTGATGTTGAGTATCATGTAGCTCATGTTCATACACAAAATGGTTTAGCTGAATCATTTATTAAACATTTGCAGTTAATAGCTCGATCCATGTTAATGAGAACGAAATTGCCCGTTTCTGCATGGGGGCATGTTGTGGCCTTAGTTCGACTTCGGACTACTGCAAATCATCAGTACTCTCCCTTACAACTTGTTCTGAGCTATCAACCAGATGTTTCTCATCTGCGTGCTTTTGGTTGTTGTGTATATGTTCCTGTTGGACCTCCACAACGCACTAAATTTGTCCCACAACGTAGAAAAGGTATATATGTTGGTTTTGACTCACCGTATATTATTAGATATCTTGAGCCTTTAACTGGTGATATATTCACGACACGTTTTGCTGATTGTCATTTTGATGAGACAATTTTAGTACCATTAGGGGGAGAATTTAAGCCGCCAGAAGAACAGAGTAAACTTTATTGGTATGTACCTACTCTGTCTCATCTTGACCCCCACACAAATCAATCAGAAATTGAAGTGCATAAGATTATCCATCTTCAGAACATTGTCGATCAAATTCCAGATGCATTTTTTTATACGGCAAGAGCAACTAAATCATACATACCCAATAAAAATGCCTCGGCACGTACTAATGTCCCAGTTGGACAGGTCGTGACTGTTCCAGAAAATGAGTCGTCTAAGGTACGCCTGAAGCGTGGACACCCCACTGGTTCAAAAGATTCTGCCCTAGAAAAAGGAAGAGCCAACCAGAATCGGAAAAAGATAATGCTCAAAAGGAGACTATAGATGAACGATCCTCATTTCAAAACTTACTACCTCCAGTCGAGGAAAATGTCCCTGAAAGGGAACTGGTAACAGGAAATGAAGAAATTTCCATAAATTTTGCATGCAAGAAAGAAATGTGGGATCGTAACAAAGTTCTTGTCGATGATAATTTTTCGTTTACAGTAGCTACTGAGATTACTATAGATAAAGATGACTGTGAGCCACATTCTATAGAAGAATATCGTGAAAGACATGATTGACCAAAATGGAAGGGCGCCATTAAAGCAGAATTAGTCTCTCTCACTAACCGCAATGTTTTAGGACCTGCAGTCCTAACACCTAATAATGTGAACCCAGTTGGTTGCAAATGGGTGTTCGTAAGAAAACGTAATGAGAGAAATGAATTTTTTCGCTATAAAGCGATACTTGTAGCACAAGGTTTCTCGTAGAGACTTGAGATTGACTACGAAGAAACATATTCCCATGTTATGGATGCTATTATGTTCCGGTACTTGATTAGTATGGCAGTCTCTGAAGGACTTGATATGCGTTTGATGGATGTGGTTACAATATATCTGTATGGAAAACAGGATACAGATATACATATGAAAATCCCAGAAGGATTTACATTGTCTGAAAACAAACCACGCTATATGTATTCACTTAAACTTAACAGAGCTTTATATGGATTAAAGCAATCTGGATGAATGTGGTATAATCGTCTAAGTGAAAATTTGATAACTAAGGGATATGTAAATGATCATATTTGTCCATGTGTCTTTATAAAGAAGACTACAATAGGATTTGCTATTATAGCTGTATACGTTGATGATATCAACTTAGTTGGAACTCCTGAAGAACTCCTAAAGGAAATTGAATGCTTAAAGGGAGAATTTGAGATTAAGGATCttggaaaaacaaaattttgtctCGGCTTGCAGATCGAGCACTATCCAAGTGGCATACTTGTTCACCAGAAGATGTACACTGAGAAACTTTTAAAACGTTTCAATATGGATAAATCTTATCCACTTAGCACTCATATGGTAGTAAGATCACTTAACACTAAAAATGACCCTTTTCGTCCAAAGGAAGAAAATGAAATTCTTCTTGGTCAGAAGTACCATATTTGAGTGCAATTGGTGCACTATTGTATCTTGCACAATATACTAGACCTGACATTTCTTTTGCAGTTAATTTGTTAGCAAGATTCAACTCTGCTCCAACGAAGAGACATTGGGCAGGTGTAAAACATATCTTTCGATATCTTCAGGGTACTGCAGACATGGGATTGTTTTACTCAAAAAATGTATCCCATCCTTCGCAATTAATGGGATATACAGATGCAGGTTATCTTTCCGCCATTTCTCAAACTGGATATGTGTTTACAAGTGGCGGTACTGCAATTTCTTGGAGATCATGTAAGCATAACTTTCCAGCTACCTCCTCCAATCACTCCGAGATTATCGCTCTCCATGATGCTAGCAGAGAATGTGTATGGCTAAGATCATTAATCACCCATCTCCGAAGTTCATGTGATTTACCTTCTGTCACGAAAGTACCAACCATCATCTATGAAGATGATGCAGCATGTATCTCACAGATGAAAGAAGGTTACATCAAGGGTGATCGAATAAAGCATATTTCACCAAAGCTATTTTATTCTCACCACCTAGAAAAGAATAAAGAGATCTGTATCCAGAAGATACATTCGTGTGAAAACTATGCAGAATTATTCATCAAGTCTTTACCGACAACAGTCTTCAGAAAGCTAGTTTATGGAATCGGGATGCGGCATCTGTACAAGCAGTAAACTCAGCAAAGTTTTCATGAGGGGGAGTTAATTTTTGGAACTTgacgtgttgtactctttttccttgtcaagggTTTTGTCTCTTTCGGGATTTTTCCTTGTctaggttttaacgaggcaacgagCGCATATCTGCTTTTCtagagttgtactctttttccctcgTTCAGGTTTTTCCCAACGGGTTTTCCTgataaggttttaatgaggcaatccATATGAAAGGGTGGATATCCAAGGGGGAGTAATACGTAATTAGTAATCTATGATACAATTATTAATTTGGTGTATATCCACTTTCATGATGACTCACATGCTAGCTTAACACCCTCCTGCTTGGGTGTACTTTGGCATGCAAAGTTTTACATGAAGCCAACAGCAAAAGCTAGTGGTTGTTTTCACCGCATGCTTTTACTACATGCATAGTGACATATCTTGTCATGTGGTGGCTATGAAATCACTAGCtcaagacttgtataaataagcttGTTGAGGCTATGTTTTTGTTATCGGATTTTCTAAGTGAATAGAAAATCTCTCTTCCTCTCTTATATACTTGAGTTTATTATCTAGCATTAATACTCAAGTAATATAATTAGTTGTTTAATTATTACAAAAATCAAATTAACTCTTCCACGTCAAATTTCCCTCTCTAATGCACATGTTCATCTACTAATCATGAAGCCTATATCATACACTTACACCAAATATATATTGTGCACACTGTATAATTCATGGACACTCGTAAACTTACTTACAAAATCAAGTTTGATTATCACCTAATTACAATTAAATAATCCTCCAGATCAATCCTCACCCTATAATACATGGAATTGTCCAATAATTCATAAGTACACAGACACCTGCTCATATATAGACAATTCACCCTACAATGCTATTTTGTAATTTACCGACACCAGTAAACTTACTATGAAATTAAGTGACATTAAGTACAAATTTGAAGAGTTGAATGCAATTATACTCCTTTGGGTCTTCTTAGTGTCAAGGACTTTATATATAGCATCCAGTTAGAACAAGTCTTATGATGGAATCTAACATATTCCAAGCTTGGAAAAAGAGTGAAACGTCAAGTCTAACGAATTCAAAGTTCAAACCATCTATACTTTTTCCAAGCTATGTTCCATAGTTTTGTGGAATCCAAAAAAAACATTATTCTAAATAGCATGCTAAAAGACGAAAAACGTTATTATGAATAGCTTTAAAAAAAACGCTTCAGAATACGTTTTTTTCGTCTTATACCATAAGACAAATGCATAAAAAGTCATTGTTCGTTCCAATGCAATGTCCAACTCCAACTatatttaaaacaaataaaacaaggGGGCTCACGGGTTTTTAAGATCTTTATTTTCACAGCTTATCCAATCCCTGGCCGTTACGGCACAAGTCATTTTCTAGTTAAGACAAATTTACAAACGGTCACAAGAAAAAATAATTAACATCTaaaaatttattttcaataaaagtCTCTTTCATCAATGAATAAAATTGTGCGCGAGCAATATATTTGTCCCGAGAAAGTAAATTCCACGATTGTCTTTAATGATAATTATTTAGGACCaaaaaaattgtctcaaaaaGAATAATTTTGTGTTaatttaatttgtctttaataatgattatctgaaacaaaaaaaaaattgtctctagTTTATTTTATCAGAGACAAATTAATAGCCcctaaaaaatcaaattttggagACCAACTTTCCCGTCTCTAAATATTTTGTGGTAACTAAATTTCTTGTCTTAGAAAGAATTTTTGGAGACAGAATTCCACATTTTTGAAAGCTTTTATTTTTTGTCTCTATTtattcatttttatcaaaaataatgttTTGACTTTGTAAATCTATCATTGAAACTTATTTTGGCGGTGACAGAATACAACCCAAACAAAATACAACCCTTCGGAATTTTATTTGGATTAAATGCAactgaaaagaagagggtacccaaatacaccacaatctttaaattatccacctataagtcctcttaccgaaagtgattgtctatggacgaagtctagacaatactacaaatcggtattcacactttgtatgattgtctatggatacgagatcgatacaacacaacaatcaaagtgtgattacttgataataggttcagacttaaccaaactctataggatcactatcaagtaatacatagttaacgtttgtgtattttacttttaattataataaaaatttataattgcggaaatagaaaagtaaaagacacatcaagattttgtaaacgaggaaaccgcaaatgcagaaaaaccctaggatctagtccataattgaatactctcataattaagccgctatacaaaatctaacaaacttcgtgtagttgagaccaagcaactaaacctatagttcacctagtttcttcattatccctgcgcttccgacattcaataagtgcatgcACTTGAagaattcctttggatcgtattccaaacagtaaaggaacaacaaatctttttagtaacaactctcttgattttttcaaatgaatatatctcaagtcataagcaaagtctcttctgtttaactgataaactccttttcctggtcagatcaatctatccaacaactaccgaagtagcagagtttagatttacaatcaatcaatatagaatcaaacaagaaactataaggtgatgccaaTCTTACACAGCTAAACAATTGAATAAATACAATTCTAGTTGTATcacatccgatcaaggtttgtgcacacccaaagatataaaaaccaaatcagaaatcttctttgtcttcaaatcttctttaatcttcaataaacacctgcacaacaccacttgaatctcttgtgatcaatcacacacagaacggagtctattaacaatggattatcacaagacgtctttagatctacaaacagttctaaagatcacgtcgacacttcgatctagtttgagtgaatcttatatcagaagagaagatctcaagaataaacaaactaagtgcaatcaaagttcaacaaccgttagtcaatcaaatcaatcgaaaactaaaataaactgctcTTATccagtttcctaccaacggtactcatagatcgcttcttgatcccacagaagtctttaaacaagcggtcgtaagagatttcgcctaattagggtactttcctctccgaatagatggctccaccagaaactacaAAAATATGAacttttcctggctcttaggatagtttggtcgaaatgaaaacttgagtatttatagactaaggatgtttggacaccaaggaatttccaaaaccgaatcaTTCTTAAAATATGCAATAAATGctcaaatcggttttcataattcctggaaatgctttgtccaatatttccgagatatcactagaaaatctcctattagtaaatgcacatttttattttccaaagatatgcatttaattactgttaattaaaatcatataaaactaacaaccttaattaaaagattcttaatttatttcggtctgggatctccttgagtaattaaggaatatctttgaacaataaaagataagagttactgaacatgttcaaagtatgtcgacatccttttctttgtaaatcctctttcgtatttacaatcttggaatcgattataccacacttccaaacaagtttagaattggttcatctgtattacaagaacaactatgtgattgatcaaatatcaatacactaatcatgggtttacggttctaccaaacacaaggatcggttctaccttaatatggttactaggatcggttacatcagttaccaggatcggttacgtcaattaccaggaccggttaccatattctcatggtattacttgtgatcggttacacaagtcactaggatcggttacatcaattaccaggaccggttacgccaattacaaggatcgattacacaactcttttgtgattggtcataccaattacgaggatcggttacaccaattacaaatattgatcataccatcttagatgattacttaggatcggttacacgaATAAAAGTCATGCCAATACATAAGCCAGGcactgtgactagttttaccaagatacataacaagttatgatcggttctactaactcacacatattggtaatctaaatatatgcaatgaataacaatatcaataagcctatgatttctctttcgattcataaaacaagtgcatgaatgtacttcctttaaacaaatgtaaacattgtttcctaggatgaaatcttcacctttacccatacacataatcacaatagcattcatacgattatgtcgatgtcttacttcgtattctaattccttaatactatgatcacgTGGTCAtatctcactactagagtataatcattcacagcttcgcagttatgttttcaatatagcacgatttgaaagatacgttaggaatgaaacagttcaagtcaaaatataactaacctcaagaggaaggatgatgtcgtcgctgtagcttgttacttcttcacattcttcaagtcttcgagtaatacttgtatgtctcataatcctaatctttctagcctaacctatacgaagttgtctctagttacataatcaagcgactctttaagtgagttttgattcactaaaatatgacaaccaaacttgacataccaacgcttgatgggttcaaccgagctatgctctaacaatctccccccttttcaattttagtgacaaaactcttaatacatatggaaaaaaaaattacaagaattcattacacatacgcttgattctaaGTTTTAACAACACAATACCCTGCATActttcaatccataaatgttgttgttgacatttgaatgacaaagctaatactccccctaaaggcaagataggtagattttcaatccgaacatctttgttattccccttgtgtagtcaagataactacaacaacaatatgatatgttgctcccccttagtcaatgctttactctttcgt contains these protein-coding regions:
- the LOC113341891 gene encoding uncharacterized protein LOC113341891; amino-acid sequence: MSSNLTKLDFAALDISGNNYISWVLDAVLYLQAKNIAHTIKAGNVASQQDRALTLIFLRHHIHDGLRSEYLTVKDPQVLWSCLEDRYDHLKMVILPKAKNNWLNLRLKDFKSVSEYNSALFKITSQLKLCGENITDEQLLEKTFTTFHASSVVLQQQYRERRFKKYSELISCLLVAEQNNELLLRNRESRLAGSVSVPEAHATTSSTNGYGRGSNKGKGKRGRGNKKNQDKSARFNPNHQEWKDGTPKKE